A window of Calonectris borealis chromosome 3, bCalBor7.hap1.2, whole genome shotgun sequence contains these coding sequences:
- the MORN2 gene encoding LOW QUALITY PROTEIN: MORN repeat-containing protein 2 (The sequence of the model RefSeq protein was modified relative to this genomic sequence to represent the inferred CDS: inserted 1 base in 1 codon; substituted 1 base at 1 genomic stop codon) codes for MCLFEFQPTVVTVTVVVSFSTDAAVFKVSFIFPNKDKYEVECKRTHEGVPERNGHGVHTGANGTMYVGSWKNDTMNGTERLEHPSGAVYEGEFKDSMFHRAGIYTFPNGAKYIGPFNENKMESEGDFIDEXWSGTFHGSAAVGLKXKLKM; via the exons atgtgtttatttGAATTTCAGCCAACAGTTGTAACAGTGACAGTGGTGGTTTCTTTCTCAACAGATGCTGCGGTTTTTAAAGTGTCTTTCATATTCCCAAATAAAGACAAGTATG AGGTGGAGTGCAAAAGGACACATGAGGGTGTGCCTGAGAGGAACGGTCATGGAGTCCACACCGGCGCCAATGGAACTATGTATGTCGGCAGCTGGAAAAATGACACg ATGAATGGTACTGAAAGGCTAGAACATCCTTCTGGGGCAGTTTATGAAGGCGAGTTCAAAGACAGTATGTTTCACAGGGCTGGAATCTACACATTTCCAAATGGAGCAAAGTACATTGGACCATTCAATGAAAACAA GATGGAAAGTGAAGGAGATTTTATAGATG AATGGAGTGGCACATTTCATGGCTCGGCAGCAGTGGGACTGAAGTAGAAGTTGAAAATGTAG